A window of Lacibacter sediminis contains these coding sequences:
- a CDS encoding nuclear transport factor 2 family protein, which translates to MKCVLTLYLTILLAAYASAQSTEDSVKAVVNNLFAAMKNADSVALKNVFSEWAVLQTISRTKEGATMIRTDNISQFASFVGKSNKGDADERISFGAVHIDGALASVWTPYEFYLKGTFSHCGVNSFQLVRINGVWKVQYLIDTRRKTDCK; encoded by the coding sequence ATGAAATGTGTTCTTACGCTTTATTTAACAATATTGCTTGCTGCATATGCTTCTGCTCAAAGCACCGAAGATTCTGTAAAGGCTGTTGTTAACAATTTATTTGCAGCGATGAAAAATGCTGACTCAGTTGCATTGAAAAATGTATTCTCTGAATGGGCTGTGTTGCAAACCATCAGTCGTACAAAAGAAGGGGCAACGATGATACGTACTGATAACATCAGTCAGTTCGCATCTTTTGTTGGTAAATCAAACAAAGGTGATGCTGATGAACGTATAAGTTTTGGAGCAGTTCATATTGATGGTGCGTTGGCAAGTGTATGGACGCCGTATGAATTTTATTTGAAAGGAACCTTCAGCCATTGCGGCGTAAACTCGTTTCAACTTGTTCGGATCAATGGAGTATGGAAGGTGCAGTACCTGATCGATACAAGACGGAAGACGGATTGTAAATAA